From Agrobacterium tumefaciens, a single genomic window includes:
- the ugpC gene encoding sn-glycerol-3-phosphate ABC transporter ATP-binding protein UgpC: MGITLSNVKKSFGAVDVIHDVSMEIPTGDFAVFVGPSGCGKSTLLRMIAGLEDTTAGKITIEGRDVTDVEPAKREVAMVFQSYALYPHLTVFENMAFSLRLKKTAKTKVDEMVNEAARILHLEDHLKKRPSELSGGQRQRVAIGRAIVRQPKVFLFDEPLSNLDAELRVQMRLELAKLHKQIGATMIYVTHDQVEAMTLADRIFVLKGGVVQQAGKPLQLYDNPDNQFVGGFIGSPAMNFLSGRVLGRADGSLRIGIDGTDRELTAEITNDVGDGTRVRIGLRPEHLHTVENGIPVTVDMEEDLGGVSYLHTRLADGRPIVVETRGRRDSLDGQTISLGVAPGDILVFAEDGQRLR; the protein is encoded by the coding sequence ATGGGCATCACACTCAGCAATGTCAAAAAGAGCTTCGGCGCGGTGGATGTCATTCATGACGTGAGCATGGAAATACCCACTGGTGACTTCGCAGTCTTTGTCGGGCCCTCTGGCTGTGGAAAATCCACGCTTTTGCGCATGATTGCAGGCCTGGAAGACACAACGGCGGGCAAGATCACCATCGAGGGCAGGGATGTTACGGACGTGGAGCCAGCCAAGCGCGAGGTCGCGATGGTGTTCCAGTCCTACGCACTCTACCCGCACCTGACAGTCTTCGAAAACATGGCCTTTTCCCTGAGACTGAAGAAGACGGCCAAGACGAAGGTCGATGAGATGGTGAATGAGGCAGCGCGCATCCTTCACCTCGAAGATCACCTCAAAAAACGGCCATCCGAACTTTCGGGTGGCCAGCGCCAGCGCGTCGCGATCGGACGGGCGATCGTCCGACAGCCAAAGGTGTTCCTGTTCGATGAGCCGCTGTCCAATCTTGATGCTGAGCTGCGCGTGCAGATGCGGCTCGAATTGGCCAAGCTTCACAAGCAGATCGGCGCGACGATGATCTATGTCACGCACGACCAGGTGGAGGCGATGACCTTGGCGGACCGGATATTCGTCCTCAAAGGCGGGGTGGTGCAGCAGGCTGGCAAACCCCTGCAGCTTTACGACAATCCCGACAACCAGTTCGTCGGCGGTTTTATCGGATCACCCGCGATGAACTTCCTGTCCGGCAGGGTGCTTGGCCGTGCGGACGGCAGTTTGCGGATTGGTATCGATGGAACAGACAGGGAGCTTACAGCTGAGATCACCAACGATGTCGGTGATGGAACCCGCGTCAGGATCGGGCTTCGGCCGGAACACCTTCATACGGTGGAAAACGGTATTCCTGTAACCGTCGACATGGAGGAGGACCTCGGTGGTGTCTCCTACCTGCATACGCGCCTTGCAGACGGACGGCCAATTGTCGTCGAGACGCGCGGGCGCCGCGATAGCCTCGACGGCCAGACAATCTCTCTTGGCGTGGCACCCGGTGACATCCTTGTTTTCGCAGAGGACGGGCAACGGCTTCGCTGA
- a CDS encoding alpha-N-arabinofuranosidase produces the protein MKARIAVHRDFKISDIDERLYSAFIEHMGRAIYGGIYEPGHPQADAQGFRKDVLKFVQDLKIPAIRYPGGNFVSAYRWEDGIGPRENRPVRLDLAWRSKETNQIGINEFADWSKMAGIEMMLAVNLGSRGLEDARNFLEYVNFPGGTTWSDLRHSHGKPNGHDVKMWCLGNEMDGPWQIGHKVATEYGRLANETAKAFKGFDKDIEAIVCGSSNDGMATYPEWEREVLEECYENVDYISLHKYFGNKSKDTLNYFGKIEETGRYIQTIAGAIDYVKAKKRAKNDVYICFDEWNVWYHIRDEDSHRWRTWDWPEAPALLEETYNFEDALFVAGLLNEFIRRSDRVRIACIAQLVNVIAPIRAEKNGPAWRQTIYHPYRFASIYGRGQALNVAVDAPTYDCSVADDVCYLDVSAVYNRDEGMLTLFVVNRHLTEKAELDVGLTGFSDLSLAEHHAMEGYGLNETNGPDRPDHVVPKAGSGVGVEDGKLKGAIAPLSYHVFRLKLN, from the coding sequence ATGAAGGCTCGTATAGCCGTTCATCGCGACTTCAAAATCAGCGACATCGATGAAAGGCTGTATTCGGCCTTCATCGAACACATGGGACGGGCGATCTACGGTGGTATCTATGAGCCTGGCCACCCGCAGGCTGACGCCCAGGGTTTCCGCAAGGATGTTCTGAAATTCGTGCAGGATCTGAAAATCCCCGCCATTCGTTATCCCGGTGGTAATTTCGTATCGGCCTACCGCTGGGAAGACGGTATCGGTCCGCGCGAGAACCGTCCTGTTCGTCTCGATCTTGCCTGGCGTTCGAAGGAGACCAACCAAATCGGCATCAACGAGTTTGCCGACTGGTCCAAAATGGCCGGCATCGAAATGATGCTTGCGGTCAATCTCGGTTCGCGCGGACTGGAAGACGCCCGCAATTTCCTTGAATATGTCAACTTCCCGGGCGGTACGACATGGAGTGATCTGCGTCACTCGCATGGCAAGCCGAATGGCCATGATGTCAAGATGTGGTGCCTGGGCAATGAGATGGATGGTCCCTGGCAGATCGGTCACAAGGTCGCAACCGAATATGGCCGGTTGGCCAATGAGACCGCAAAGGCCTTCAAGGGCTTCGACAAGGACATTGAGGCGATCGTCTGCGGCAGCTCCAACGACGGAATGGCGACCTATCCCGAGTGGGAACGCGAGGTTCTCGAGGAGTGCTACGAGAACGTCGACTACATCTCGCTGCACAAATATTTCGGTAACAAGAGCAAGGATACGCTGAACTACTTCGGCAAGATCGAGGAAACCGGCCGATACATTCAGACGATTGCCGGTGCGATCGACTACGTGAAGGCGAAGAAACGAGCCAAGAACGATGTCTATATCTGCTTTGACGAGTGGAACGTCTGGTATCACATTCGCGACGAGGACAGCCATCGCTGGCGCACCTGGGACTGGCCGGAAGCCCCGGCACTTCTCGAGGAAACCTACAATTTCGAAGATGCGCTGTTTGTTGCGGGTCTCCTCAATGAATTCATCCGTCGCTCGGACCGTGTTCGTATTGCCTGCATCGCGCAGCTCGTGAACGTCATTGCCCCAATCCGTGCTGAAAAGAATGGCCCCGCGTGGCGCCAGACGATTTACCATCCCTATCGCTTTGCTTCGATCTATGGCCGCGGTCAGGCTTTGAACGTTGCCGTTGATGCACCGACCTACGATTGCAGCGTTGCCGACGACGTCTGCTACCTCGATGTTTCCGCCGTCTACAACAGGGACGAGGGCATGTTGACGTTGTTCGTCGTCAACCGTCACCTGACAGAGAAGGCCGAGCTTGACGTCGGGTTGACCGGCTTTTCCGATCTCTCTCTTGCGGAGCACCATGCGATGGAGGGCTACGGTCTGAACGAGACCAACGGTCCTGACCGGCCAGATCATGTAGTTCCAAAGGCTGGTTCGGGAGTTGGTGTGGAAGACGGCAAGCTCAAGGGCGCAATTGCACCGCTTTCCTACCACGTCTTCCGTCTCAAGCTGAATTGA
- a CDS encoding MarR family transcriptional regulator: MSSKFLVIDPRKDLGALKGIFALPRIQLLQEIANHPGINVNELAEVSELPQSSVSSHLKILEEAGLIRTESRRAKKGNQKVCFAVYDELIVTLQPAPEAIRDNVIEVSMPLGLYTSNAVTAPCGICSTDGIIGLLDVPETYMDPERMKTSLLWFTSGFVEYQFPNNAKLRGELIESVDVVMEVSSEVPGTLANWPSDIVLSINGVEIGVWTSPGDFGDRRGTYTPAWWKLQGSQYGMLKTWSVGPGGTFVDGHNISDVRASDLGLNEHRSVRLRVEVKADSKHPGGINIFGRGFGNYDQDILLRLKTLSE; this comes from the coding sequence ATGAGTTCGAAATTCTTGGTGATTGATCCTCGCAAGGATCTGGGGGCATTGAAGGGGATTTTTGCTCTTCCACGCATTCAGCTTTTGCAGGAAATCGCAAACCATCCCGGCATCAACGTCAATGAACTTGCCGAAGTTTCCGAGCTTCCGCAATCATCCGTCTCATCCCACCTCAAGATACTGGAAGAGGCCGGTCTTATTCGTACCGAATCGAGACGGGCAAAAAAGGGAAATCAGAAGGTCTGTTTTGCTGTCTATGACGAATTGATCGTGACGCTGCAGCCTGCTCCCGAAGCAATCCGCGACAATGTCATCGAAGTTTCAATGCCGCTTGGGCTTTACACCAGCAACGCAGTAACCGCACCTTGCGGCATTTGTTCGACGGATGGGATCATCGGCCTCCTCGACGTTCCGGAAACCTACATGGACCCGGAGCGCATGAAAACCAGCCTGTTGTGGTTCACCAGCGGGTTTGTTGAATACCAGTTTCCCAATAATGCCAAGCTTCGCGGGGAGTTGATCGAATCCGTTGATGTCGTGATGGAGGTCAGTTCGGAGGTGCCCGGGACGCTTGCGAACTGGCCTTCCGACATCGTCTTGTCGATCAACGGTGTTGAAATCGGTGTGTGGACATCTCCAGGCGATTTCGGAGATCGTCGCGGCACCTACACCCCTGCATGGTGGAAGCTCCAGGGGTCCCAATACGGCATGCTCAAGACCTGGTCCGTCGGACCTGGCGGCACTTTTGTCGATGGGCACAATATTTCCGATGTCAGAGCAAGTGATCTCGGGCTCAATGAGCACAGGTCAGTGCGTTTGCGTGTGGAAGTCAAGGCAGACAGCAAGCATCCAGGCGGCATTAACATCTTCGGCCGCGGTTTCGGCAACTATGATCAGGATATTCTCCTTCGCCTAAAAACCCTCAGCGAATGA
- a CDS encoding FAD-binding oxidoreductase, producing the protein MSDTIITSAIIIGAGIFGVSTGLQLARRGVKVTIVNDGPPANGASGRSLSWLNSARMRSEPYHLLRMAGIDRYRTLAARHQDADWLRFEGGLTWDAEGEGNGIERAFAYETSIGYDARHLSSQAVANSTPGVDTRAVTAPGAIFNPGEGWVDLPRLIGHLLEEFSALGGVLITDQGKASVIVEEGRAVGVVTTSDSRFSADVVVLATGPDVPKMAAESGLTIGDDTPIALLVQTKPLDHPLAAVLNTPRVAVRPAPGGTFSIDADWAADEGVKIKADGSHEIDHSVVEALLKEASKVLEGNPELEVASIGVGGKPIPGDGEPVVGALKRIPGYYVAFSHSGATLGLIIGELLAYEIATGKEHPMLATFRPERFEQRA; encoded by the coding sequence ATGAGCGACACCATCATCACTTCAGCCATCATCATCGGCGCCGGCATCTTTGGCGTTTCCACCGGTTTGCAGCTCGCCCGTCGCGGCGTGAAGGTCACCATCGTCAATGATGGTCCACCGGCAAACGGTGCATCTGGCCGTTCACTCTCCTGGTTGAACTCCGCCAGAATGCGCTCCGAGCCTTATCATCTCTTGCGGATGGCAGGGATCGATCGTTATCGCACGCTTGCTGCCCGTCATCAGGATGCGGACTGGCTGCGTTTCGAAGGTGGCCTCACCTGGGATGCAGAAGGCGAAGGCAACGGCATAGAACGCGCCTTCGCATATGAAACCTCGATCGGCTATGACGCCAGGCACCTGTCGTCCCAGGCTGTTGCAAACTCGACGCCAGGTGTTGATACGCGGGCGGTGACGGCGCCGGGGGCGATCTTTAATCCTGGCGAAGGCTGGGTCGATCTGCCGCGACTGATCGGTCATCTTCTGGAGGAATTTTCCGCTCTTGGCGGCGTGCTCATCACTGATCAGGGAAAGGCGAGCGTCATAGTCGAGGAAGGGCGTGCCGTTGGCGTGGTGACAACGTCGGACAGCCGGTTCAGCGCGGATGTGGTTGTTCTGGCGACAGGGCCTGACGTGCCAAAAATGGCGGCGGAATCAGGTTTGACAATCGGCGACGATACCCCGATTGCCCTTCTGGTACAGACAAAGCCGCTCGACCACCCCCTTGCGGCGGTGTTGAACACGCCACGTGTTGCCGTGCGGCCAGCGCCAGGCGGGACGTTTTCGATTGATGCGGATTGGGCTGCCGATGAAGGGGTCAAGATCAAGGCAGATGGAAGTCACGAGATCGACCATTCGGTCGTCGAGGCCTTGCTCAAGGAAGCGTCCAAGGTGCTTGAAGGCAATCCGGAGCTCGAGGTGGCGTCCATCGGTGTTGGTGGCAAGCCCATCCCGGGCGACGGTGAGCCGGTCGTTGGGGCGCTGAAACGTATCCCTGGTTATTATGTTGCCTTCAGTCACAGCGGTGCGACGCTTGGCCTGATCATTGGTGAATTGCTGGCCTATGAAATCGCCACCGGTAAAGAACACCCCATGCTGGCCACCTTCCGGCCGGAACGTTTCGAGCAGCGCGCTTAA
- a CDS encoding Gfo/Idh/MocA family oxidoreductase, producing the protein MTKTIRWGVLGCAGIAVKAVIPAIQSSRLGRVTAIASRDLTKAEETAASFGIAKPYGSYEALLADPEVDAIYNPLPNHLHVPMTLKALERGKPVLCEKPIALNAEEAAVLAKAQAKAQLPVAEAFMVRHHPQWKRAKALIAEGRIGEFRAMQTIFSYYLDDPANVRNQASIGGGGLFDVGCYAINTARFLFDAEPLRAIALMERDPVFGTDRLTSGLMEFPGARQLVFTCATQLALTQKVTILGTRGRIEIKVPFNAPADEVTVIASDDGRDLSGGGREEIIIDPVDQYREQVDAFASAILTGTPLSDGLDDAVANMKAIDALMRSTTSGRWESP; encoded by the coding sequence ATGACAAAGACAATCAGATGGGGTGTGCTTGGCTGTGCAGGGATTGCGGTCAAGGCCGTTATCCCGGCCATTCAATCCAGTCGTCTTGGCAGGGTCACAGCGATTGCGTCGCGTGACCTGACCAAGGCCGAGGAAACCGCGGCATCTTTCGGGATTGCCAAGCCCTATGGCAGCTACGAGGCGTTGCTCGCCGATCCAGAGGTGGATGCCATTTATAATCCGCTCCCCAATCACCTTCACGTGCCCATGACCCTCAAGGCGCTGGAGCGTGGCAAACCTGTGCTTTGCGAAAAGCCGATCGCACTCAATGCAGAAGAAGCCGCGGTGTTGGCAAAAGCGCAGGCCAAGGCGCAGCTTCCTGTCGCTGAAGCGTTTATGGTGCGTCACCATCCGCAGTGGAAACGGGCAAAAGCTCTCATTGCGGAAGGGCGCATCGGAGAGTTCAGGGCGATGCAGACGATCTTTTCCTATTATCTCGATGATCCAGCGAATGTCCGAAATCAGGCATCCATTGGCGGCGGTGGGTTGTTCGACGTCGGTTGTTACGCCATCAATACAGCGCGTTTTCTGTTTGATGCCGAACCGTTGCGCGCCATCGCCTTGATGGAACGTGATCCGGTGTTCGGTACAGATAGGCTGACGAGCGGGCTGATGGAGTTTCCGGGGGCGCGCCAGCTTGTTTTCACCTGCGCGACGCAACTGGCGCTGACCCAGAAAGTGACGATCCTCGGGACCCGCGGCCGTATCGAGATAAAGGTGCCGTTCAACGCCCCGGCAGATGAGGTGACGGTGATCGCGAGTGATGACGGGCGTGACCTCTCCGGCGGCGGACGCGAGGAGATCATAATCGATCCCGTCGACCAGTATCGCGAACAGGTCGATGCCTTCGCATCTGCCATCTTGACAGGAACGCCGCTTTCCGACGGCCTCGACGACGCTGTCGCCAACATGAAGGCGATAGACGCGCTGATGCGTTCGACGACGAGCGGACGCTGGGAAAGCCCCTGA
- a CDS encoding amino acid ABC transporter permease/ATP-binding protein, with protein sequence MNWLENLRRSFLDWNAMAEVLPTMITVGLKNTLILAAASTVLGVVIGMILAIMGISRSAWLRIPARIYTDIFRGLPAIVTILLIGQGFARLGRELFGPSPYPLGILALSLIAGAYIGEIFRSGIQSVERGQMEACRALSMSYGQGMRLIVVPQGVRRVLPALVNQFIGNVKDSSLVYFLGLLASEREIFRVGQDQAVVTGNLSPLLLAGIFYLVVTVPLTHVVNAIDFRLRVGKQRPTAITSGLEEVSELDGASRSTQSSFTGGSVDVRQLGMAYGDLDVLKGVDLQVKAGSVTCIIGPSGSGKSTLLRCLNRLVEPKSGDILVDGQSILAMKPERLRRRVGMVFQHFNLFPDHTALENVMLSLTKIKGMSKAEAERIAKARLADVGLASRQHHRPGGLSGGQQQRVAIARALAMEPEVILFDEVTSALDPELVKGVLNLMADLGKQGMTMIVVTHEMGFARRVADQVVFMDEGRVVEAGTPEAIFDHPQSPRLQRFLAEVL encoded by the coding sequence ATGAACTGGCTCGAGAACTTACGTCGCAGCTTCCTTGACTGGAATGCTATGGCAGAAGTCCTGCCGACCATGATTACGGTTGGATTGAAGAATACGCTGATCCTGGCTGCCGCATCGACGGTGCTCGGTGTCGTGATCGGCATGATACTCGCTATCATGGGCATATCGCGCTCTGCGTGGCTGCGTATACCTGCCCGTATCTACACGGATATCTTTCGCGGGCTTCCAGCCATTGTTACCATTCTATTGATCGGTCAGGGATTTGCCCGCCTAGGGCGTGAATTGTTCGGTCCATCGCCTTACCCGCTTGGCATCCTTGCGCTCAGCCTGATTGCTGGCGCCTACATTGGCGAGATTTTCCGGTCTGGCATCCAGAGCGTCGAGCGCGGGCAGATGGAGGCTTGCCGGGCGCTCAGCATGAGCTACGGGCAGGGGATGCGGCTGATCGTGGTGCCGCAGGGTGTGCGCCGAGTGCTGCCGGCACTGGTCAACCAGTTTATCGGCAATGTGAAAGATTCCAGCCTTGTCTATTTTCTGGGGCTATTGGCGTCGGAACGGGAAATCTTCCGTGTTGGCCAGGACCAGGCTGTCGTAACCGGCAACCTGTCACCACTCTTGCTCGCGGGCATCTTTTATCTCGTCGTTACCGTTCCGCTGACACATGTCGTCAACGCGATCGACTTTCGTCTTCGGGTCGGTAAACAACGCCCAACAGCGATCACCAGCGGTCTTGAAGAGGTCAGTGAACTCGACGGCGCCTCCCGCTCCACCCAATCGTCGTTCACGGGCGGTAGTGTGGATGTTCGCCAGCTCGGTATGGCCTATGGTGACCTCGATGTCCTGAAAGGCGTCGATCTACAGGTCAAAGCCGGAAGTGTCACATGCATCATTGGACCGTCCGGTTCTGGAAAGTCGACGCTGCTGCGCTGCCTTAACCGTCTGGTCGAGCCGAAAAGCGGCGACATCCTCGTTGACGGGCAGAGCATTCTTGCGATGAAGCCTGAACGATTGCGCCGTCGCGTCGGTATGGTTTTCCAGCATTTCAATCTCTTTCCCGATCACACAGCGCTTGAAAACGTCATGTTGTCGCTCACGAAGATCAAGGGCATGTCCAAGGCAGAGGCCGAGCGTATCGCCAAGGCACGCCTTGCCGATGTCGGTCTGGCGAGCCGTCAGCACCATCGGCCAGGTGGTCTTTCTGGTGGTCAGCAGCAACGCGTGGCAATTGCCCGTGCCTTGGCGATGGAGCCGGAAGTCATCCTGTTCGATGAGGTGACAAGTGCTCTCGATCCGGAACTGGTGAAGGGTGTCCTCAACCTCATGGCCGACCTTGGAAAACAGGGCATGACGATGATCGTCGTGACCCATGAAATGGGCTTCGCCCGGCGTGTGGCGGACCAGGTTGTGTTCATGGATGAGGGGCGTGTTGTCGAGGCAGGAACGCCCGAAGCAATTTTTGATCATCCGCAAAGCCCGCGCCTTCAGCGCTTCCTTGCGGAAGTGCTGTGA
- a CDS encoding amino acid ABC transporter substrate-binding protein — protein sequence MTFSQAITSPFTRVRAAILGLAVGLSASVSAIPAYAAENPYGLIDAGTISVGTMGDAKPYAFTTADGSFTGFDIELFLNIAERLGFKKDQVIFTGQEFAALMPSVANSRFDVAAAAIGTTAKRKETVDFSDGYLAGYLTVLTPEASIKDAAGLKGKRLGVVQGTLQEIYAQKNFADADLVKFPDNNTAVSALNNGTIDAHFLDYEAAKDYSGRYPALKIAVNVPSFDAPAGFVIRKGNDALRDALNKELHAAMQDGTWKKLHEKWFPGTPMPEAYLPKQ from the coding sequence ATGACATTTTCACAAGCAATAACGTCGCCTTTCACCAGAGTTCGTGCAGCCATTCTGGGACTTGCCGTTGGTCTTTCGGCCTCGGTCAGTGCCATCCCGGCCTATGCTGCAGAAAATCCCTATGGCCTGATCGACGCAGGTACAATCAGCGTTGGCACGATGGGCGACGCCAAGCCTTATGCCTTCACCACCGCAGACGGCAGTTTTACCGGTTTTGATATCGAGCTCTTCCTCAATATCGCCGAGCGTCTCGGTTTCAAGAAAGATCAGGTCATCTTTACCGGCCAGGAGTTTGCCGCTCTCATGCCGTCAGTTGCAAACAGCCGCTTTGATGTTGCCGCTGCCGCAATCGGAACGACCGCCAAGCGCAAGGAGACTGTGGACTTTTCTGATGGTTACCTCGCCGGTTATCTCACTGTGCTGACACCGGAGGCAAGCATCAAGGATGCAGCCGGCCTCAAGGGTAAGCGCCTTGGTGTCGTGCAGGGGACCCTGCAGGAAATCTATGCCCAGAAGAACTTCGCCGATGCTGATCTCGTAAAATTCCCCGATAACAACACGGCCGTGTCGGCCCTCAACAATGGCACGATCGACGCCCACTTCCTCGATTACGAGGCAGCGAAGGATTACTCCGGCCGTTACCCGGCACTCAAGATTGCTGTCAATGTTCCAAGCTTCGATGCGCCTGCCGGCTTCGTCATTCGAAAGGGCAACGATGCGTTGCGCGACGCGCTGAACAAGGAACTGCATGCCGCAATGCAGGACGGCACCTGGAAGAAGCTGCACGAGAAGTGGTTCCCGGGTACGCCGATGCCAGAAGCTTATCTTCCCAAGCAGTGA
- a CDS encoding LacI family transcriptional regulator translates to MEPNSPQNSSVTVADVARKAGVSKATAARVLGGYGTVSERVREIVTEAARALDYRPNELARSMTTGRSGTIGVVVGDIENPFFSLAMRGIADVARQAGFTVILINSGEDVSAEKEAIRTLLAKRVDGLIVSPAKESDVEHLREVARSGRPLALLDRGVEAFEVDTVIADDRNAAEGVTRQLIALGHRRIAYLTACDTPDHKFRSPGDINTGSVRRRVEGYLDICHEAGFSKSETTVQMGASTPELASEIARAMLEAKDRPTAIIASDSVIGLEVFKTARAIGLSIPDDLSLISFHDADWTAVTSPPVTVVRQPVYRLGEMAAKLLVERLSGFDAAARRVVLETEVIQRASIASPLGTSVSS, encoded by the coding sequence ATGGAACCGAATTCGCCCCAAAACAGCTCCGTGACCGTCGCCGATGTCGCCCGCAAGGCAGGCGTCTCGAAAGCGACGGCGGCGCGCGTCCTGGGCGGATACGGAACCGTCAGCGAACGTGTTCGCGAGATCGTCACGGAAGCCGCCCGCGCGCTGGACTACCGTCCCAATGAACTTGCCCGCAGCATGACGACAGGACGCTCGGGCACGATCGGTGTTGTCGTCGGGGATATCGAGAACCCGTTCTTCAGCCTCGCCATGCGCGGCATCGCAGATGTCGCCCGCCAAGCCGGCTTCACGGTTATCCTCATCAATTCAGGAGAGGACGTCAGCGCGGAAAAAGAGGCGATCCGCACCCTGCTCGCAAAGCGCGTCGATGGCCTGATTGTTTCACCCGCCAAGGAAAGCGACGTCGAGCACTTGCGGGAGGTTGCCCGTTCAGGACGCCCTCTCGCCTTGCTTGATCGGGGAGTAGAGGCCTTCGAGGTCGATACCGTTATCGCCGATGATCGGAATGCTGCAGAAGGCGTCACACGCCAGCTGATCGCCCTTGGCCATCGGCGCATCGCCTATCTGACCGCCTGTGACACGCCTGACCATAAGTTCCGCTCACCAGGCGACATCAACACCGGATCGGTCCGTCGCCGCGTTGAGGGTTACCTCGACATCTGTCACGAGGCAGGCTTCAGCAAAAGCGAAACGACTGTTCAGATGGGCGCATCGACGCCTGAACTTGCCAGCGAGATTGCAAGGGCGATGCTTGAAGCGAAGGATCGTCCGACTGCGATCATTGCATCAGACAGTGTTATTGGACTTGAAGTGTTCAAGACGGCAAGAGCAATAGGCCTTTCGATCCCCGACGATCTTTCTCTCATTTCCTTTCATGACGCCGATTGGACAGCGGTCACCTCTCCGCCTGTCACAGTGGTACGCCAACCTGTCTACCGGCTTGGTGAGATGGCGGCAAAGCTGCTTGTCGAACGCCTTAGCGGATTTGATGCCGCAGCCCGACGCGTGGTGCTGGAAACAGAGGTGATCCAGCGTGCCTCGATTGCGAGCCCCTTGGGAACATCCGTTTCTTCGTGA
- a CDS encoding BA14K family protein, protein MKQFGRKASLVLAAMGTATFVMTPPAMAAPFDLLHGVEILVAQNAPGEWNGYHGLREGRDGYRRGPDGWWYPLAAFAAGAIVGGAVAGNAQEMPPPPDNGNPPPPPPPGAKHMHERALSPDHYAWCAKRYRSYRAADNSYVPHAGVRAQCLSPFN, encoded by the coding sequence ATGAAACAATTTGGCAGGAAAGCCAGCCTGGTGTTGGCCGCCATGGGCACCGCGACATTTGTGATGACGCCGCCTGCGATGGCTGCGCCTTTTGATCTGTTGCATGGGGTTGAAATCCTGGTCGCGCAAAACGCGCCCGGGGAGTGGAACGGTTACCATGGCCTCCGTGAGGGACGTGACGGTTACAGACGTGGGCCCGACGGATGGTGGTATCCTTTGGCTGCCTTTGCGGCCGGCGCGATCGTCGGCGGAGCCGTCGCCGGTAACGCGCAGGAAATGCCGCCGCCCCCAGACAATGGAAATCCGCCTCCACCGCCGCCGCCGGGAGCAAAGCATATGCACGAGCGGGCGCTTTCCCCGGATCATTATGCATGGTGCGCGAAAAGATACAGGAGTTACCGGGCTGCGGACAATTCCTACGTGCCGCATGCCGGTGTGCGCGCACAATGCCTGTCGCCTTTCAACTGA
- a CDS encoding acyl carrier protein: MNVPNQIEPANYDVAARVTQIIVEQLGVDADKVTNEASFSDDLNADSLEVVQIVMEIEEAFNLEIPDKAADKIITVGDAIRFIETAKG, encoded by the coding sequence ATGAATGTTCCGAACCAAATTGAACCTGCAAACTACGACGTTGCGGCCCGCGTGACGCAGATCATCGTAGAGCAACTCGGGGTGGACGCCGACAAAGTCACCAACGAGGCGAGTTTTTCCGACGATCTGAATGCCGATTCCCTTGAAGTCGTACAGATCGTCATGGAAATCGAAGAGGCGTTCAATCTCGAAATCCCGGATAAGGCGGCAGACAAGATCATCACTGTCGGCGATGCCATCCGTTTCATAGAGACGGCCAAAGGCTGA